The Proteus vulgaris genome has a segment encoding these proteins:
- the cydA_1 gene encoding cytochrome D ubiquinol oxidase subunit I, protein MFDIVELSRLQFALTAMYHFLFVPLTLGMAFMLAIMETIYVLSGKQVYKDMTKFWGKLFGINFALGVATGLTMEFQFGTNWSYFSHYVGDIFGAPLAIEGLMAFFLESTFVGLFFFGWDRLGKKQHLMVTWLVAFGSNFSALWILVANGWMQNPVAADFNFETMRMEMLSFADLVLNPVAQVKFVHTVAAGYCTGAFFVLGISSYYLLKGRDIGFAKRSFAVAATFGIAAVLSVIVLGDESGYEMGDVQKTKLAAIEGEWHTEAAPAAFNLIAFPNQEKMENSFALQIPYVMGIIATRSFDTPVLGLNDLMSQHEVRIRNGMKAYELLSELRAGNTDPAIRAAFNDAKQDLGYGLLLKRYTDKVVDATEEQIKSAAKDTIPNVAPLFWSFRIMVAAGFLMLLVVAISFWTVLSNRIGNYKWLLRAALFSIPLPWIAVEAGWFVAEYGRQPWAIGEILPTAVATSSLTQADILVSMGLICGLYTLFLIAEMFLMFKFGRLGPSSLKTGRYHFEQKTASSAQSK, encoded by the coding sequence ATGTTTGATATTGTCGAACTGTCACGGTTACAGTTTGCCTTAACAGCGATGTATCACTTCCTGTTTGTCCCATTAACGCTCGGTATGGCGTTTATGCTGGCGATCATGGAAACGATATACGTCCTGTCTGGCAAACAAGTTTACAAAGATATGACAAAGTTCTGGGGTAAGTTATTCGGTATTAACTTTGCTCTGGGTGTCGCAACTGGTTTGACCATGGAGTTCCAATTCGGTACTAACTGGTCATATTTCTCTCATTACGTTGGTGATATCTTCGGTGCGCCTTTAGCAATCGAAGGTCTGATGGCATTCTTCTTAGAATCAACTTTCGTCGGATTATTCTTCTTCGGGTGGGATCGTTTAGGCAAGAAGCAGCACTTAATGGTAACTTGGTTAGTTGCTTTCGGTTCTAACTTCTCTGCACTGTGGATCCTCGTTGCGAATGGTTGGATGCAAAACCCTGTCGCTGCAGACTTCAACTTTGAAACCATGCGAATGGAAATGTTGAGTTTTGCTGATCTGGTTTTAAACCCTGTCGCTCAAGTTAAATTTGTTCACACCGTTGCTGCGGGTTACTGTACTGGTGCATTCTTTGTTTTGGGTATCAGCTCTTACTACCTACTCAAAGGTCGTGATATTGGTTTTGCAAAACGTTCTTTCGCAGTTGCTGCTACTTTTGGTATCGCTGCTGTATTATCTGTTATCGTACTGGGTGATGAATCTGGTTACGAAATGGGTGACGTACAGAAAACCAAACTGGCTGCGATTGAAGGTGAATGGCATACAGAAGCAGCGCCAGCTGCATTCAATTTGATTGCATTCCCTAATCAAGAAAAAATGGAAAACTCGTTCGCATTACAAATTCCTTATGTTATGGGGATTATTGCAACGCGTTCTTTTGATACGCCAGTGTTAGGTCTTAATGATCTGATGAGCCAGCATGAAGTTCGTATTCGTAATGGTATGAAAGCATACGAATTATTAAGCGAACTGCGCGCCGGTAATACCGATCCTGCTATTCGTGCCGCATTTAATGACGCGAAACAAGATTTAGGCTATGGCTTATTACTTAAGCGTTATACTGATAAAGTTGTTGATGCAACAGAAGAGCAAATCAAATCTGCTGCAAAAGACACCATCCCTAATGTCGCACCTCTGTTCTGGTCATTCCGTATCATGGTTGCCGCAGGCTTCCTGATGTTACTGGTTGTTGCGATTTCCTTCTGGACTGTTCTGTCTAACCGCATTGGTAACTACAAATGGTTACTGCGTGCTGCCCTGTTTAGTATTCCATTACCATGGATCGCAGTGGAAGCAGGTTGGTTTGTTGCAGAATATGGACGTCAACCATGGGCGATTGGTGAAATCTTGCCTACAGCAGTAGCAACTTCTTCATTGACACAGGCTGATATTCTAGTATCTATGGGACTTATCTGTGGTCTGTATACCTTGTTCCTAATTGCTGAAATGTTCCTGATGTTCAAATTTGGTCGCCTTGGCCCAAGTAGCCTGAAGACGGGTCGCTATCACTTTGAACAGAAGACAGCTTCTTCTGCACAAAGTAAGTAA
- the cydB_1 gene encoding cytochrome D ubiquinol oxidase subunit II: MFDYEVLRFVWWLLIGILLIGFAVTDGFDMGVGVLLRVIAKDDTERRILINSVAPHWDGNQVWLITAGGALFAAWPMVYAAAFSGFYFGMIFVLAALFFRPVGFDYRSKLESPKWRGMWDWGIFIGSFVPPLVIGVAFGNLLQGVPLEVDSMQRVSYNGTTNALINLLSLLNPYGLLAGIISLMMIVAHGASYLQMRTTGELHERTRKATYITSLITFIAFAVAGVWLIYGIDGFIVTSAIDTAGPSSPLLKTVSHEAGAWMTNYNNYPVLWVLPALGLLSPLLAIVATKANKGGWAFLFTSLTIACVILTCGATMFPFVMPSSTFPDVSLTMWDATSSLFTLQVMTVVAIIFVPIVLLYTIWCYWKMHGRLDKKFIEGNNHTLY, translated from the coding sequence ATGTTTGATTATGAAGTATTGCGGTTTGTTTGGTGGCTACTGATTGGTATCTTACTGATCGGCTTTGCAGTCACTGATGGTTTTGATATGGGTGTTGGTGTGTTATTACGCGTTATCGCGAAAGATGATACAGAACGCCGTATTTTGATTAACTCTGTTGCGCCTCACTGGGATGGTAACCAAGTTTGGTTAATCACAGCGGGTGGTGCGTTATTCGCTGCATGGCCAATGGTTTATGCTGCGGCATTCTCTGGTTTCTATTTCGGTATGATTTTCGTACTGGCAGCATTATTCTTCCGTCCAGTTGGCTTTGACTACCGTTCTAAACTAGAGTCTCCGAAATGGCGTGGTATGTGGGATTGGGGTATCTTTATTGGTAGCTTTGTTCCGCCGCTAGTTATCGGTGTCGCTTTTGGTAACCTGTTACAAGGTGTTCCATTAGAAGTCGATAGTATGCAACGTGTATCTTATAACGGTACGACTAATGCGCTGATTAACCTGTTAAGTCTATTAAACCCATACGGTTTACTCGCAGGTATTATTAGCTTAATGATGATCGTTGCACACGGTGCAAGCTATCTTCAAATGCGTACTACTGGTGAGTTACATGAGCGTACTCGTAAAGCAACTTACATTACCTCTTTAATTACTTTCATTGCTTTTGCGGTAGCGGGTGTGTGGTTAATCTATGGTATCGATGGCTTCATTGTGACTAGTGCTATTGATACAGCAGGCCCTTCATCTCCACTACTGAAAACTGTTTCTCACGAAGCAGGTGCTTGGATGACTAACTACAACAACTATCCAGTATTATGGGTATTGCCGGCCTTAGGTCTGTTATCTCCATTACTGGCAATTGTTGCCACTAAAGCAAATAAAGGTGGTTGGGCATTCCTGTTCACTTCACTGACAATTGCATGTGTTATCCTGACTTGTGGTGCAACTATGTTCCCATTTGTGATGCCGTCGAGCACATTCCCAGATGTGAGCTTAACAATGTGGGATGCAACTTCTAGCTTGTTTACTCTGCAAGTAATGACCGTTGTTGCGATTATCTTTGTACCTATCGTTCTCCTTTACACTATCTGGTGTTACTGGAAAATGCATGGTCGCCTCGATAAGAAATTTATCGAAGGTAATAATCATACTCTTTACTAA
- the ybgT gene encoding Predicted outer membrane lipoprotein: MWYFAWLLGTLFACSIAVIAGLAYEHAEAKKTSESEE, from the coding sequence ATGTGGTATTTTGCATGGCTTCTAGGCACACTCTTCGCTTGTAGTATTGCGGTGATCGCAGGACTGGCTTACGAGCATGCTGAAGCAAAAAAAACTTCAGAAAGTGAAGAATAA
- a CDS encoding cyd operon protein YbgE — translation MLDKSYQLLDKGPIRALVLIMALVMAFCVMWDPSRFAANTSSLAIWQGILLIWSVCAGATFGLAFRPKHNIAKCLLHPIPAIIILVVGLIYFFL, via the coding sequence ATGTTGGATAAAAGCTACCAACTATTAGACAAGGGCCCTATTAGGGCTCTTGTTTTAATCATGGCGTTGGTCATGGCATTTTGTGTTATGTGGGATCCTAGTCGATTTGCAGCGAACACAAGTTCATTGGCTATTTGGCAAGGTATATTACTAATTTGGTCTGTGTGTGCAGGTGCGACTTTTGGTTTAGCATTCCGGCCTAAACATAACATCGCAAAATGTTTATTACACCCAATCCCTGCAATTATTATTCTAGTTGTTGGGCTAATTTATTTCTTCTTATAA
- the dmlR_3 gene encoding LysR-family transcriptional regulator, with amino-acid sequence MQNQIDRIRSFIAVVDTGSFTQAAKYLRLSKSMVSIHIKTLETELDVSLLNRNTRRFSLTETGEMLYQDFRLVLSQLEQTLDKARLGQQDLQGSLRLSSTAEFGEHYILPLLNRFMQLHPKLKVQYAFNSSIEDLINHKLDLAVRLGLLKDSNYRSTKLANYEINLVITPDLLKNFSIKTINDLNTVPYLANSNLRQSKLSSSSEFNTLLSQLAQDAYFETNTIAALKKMVLAHSGMAILPHWYIHQELLEKKLVVLFPEIPLLKQSVNIIFPYSEYIPRKTRLFIDYLKENIQL; translated from the coding sequence ATGCAAAACCAAATTGATCGCATTCGCTCTTTTATTGCTGTTGTTGATACAGGATCATTTACTCAGGCGGCAAAATATCTGCGCCTAAGTAAATCGATGGTAAGTATTCATATCAAAACATTAGAAACAGAATTAGACGTCTCACTCCTCAATCGTAATACTCGACGCTTTTCACTGACTGAAACAGGTGAAATGCTTTATCAAGATTTTCGCCTTGTATTAAGTCAATTAGAACAAACCTTAGATAAAGCGCGATTAGGACAGCAAGATTTGCAAGGATCGTTGCGATTAAGCTCAACGGCTGAATTTGGCGAACATTACATTTTGCCATTACTTAATCGATTTATGCAATTACACCCAAAACTAAAAGTACAATATGCATTTAATTCTTCTATCGAAGATTTAATCAATCATAAACTTGATCTTGCTGTTCGCCTTGGTTTATTAAAAGACAGTAATTATCGTTCTACAAAATTGGCCAATTATGAGATAAATTTAGTGATAACACCTGATTTGTTGAAAAATTTTTCAATAAAAACAATTAACGATTTAAACACTGTTCCTTATTTAGCAAATAGTAATTTACGTCAAAGTAAGCTTTCATCGTCTTCAGAATTTAATACCCTACTCTCTCAGTTAGCTCAAGATGCTTATTTTGAAACAAACACTATTGCAGCATTAAAAAAAATGGTGCTAGCCCACTCTGGGATGGCTATTTTGCCACATTGGTATATTCATCAAGAATTATTAGAAAAAAAATTAGTCGTGTTATTTCCTGAAATTCCACTCTTAAAACAATCCGTTAATATTATTTTTCCTTATAGTGAGTATATTCCAAGAAAAACGCGTTTATTTATTGATTATCTGAAAGAGAATATCCAGTTATAA
- the hsrA_2 gene encoding MFS-family transporter, whose protein sequence is MTYRYRIASIFLLGFFIDCINIFMSAIALPAIADDMQISIVSVTWVSNSYILGLTLIIPLSHWLSQRFGIKALMVTSMLMFSLSVALVGYSHSFSELIFWRFIQGVSGGLLIPIGQALTFQYFQGDERSKISTFIMGIALIAPAISPTLGGFIVDTVSWRWVFYSNIPFSLLTAFLAFIWVKEPLSKENTIPDIKGVILISLIIVSGLFALSAYGEYHSTLLALLIAIFLVSFVVLYYCHYRHHLSPVINLALLKNRNLSLSIFIYYCIPGIFTGVNILAIFYLQQYLKFTGQSTGIFMLLYAIGAFISIIISGAIYNKLGMKCLFIFALLLHSIGIFLLTFVNSNTDIPLLVIAYLIIGIGGGIGANTAQTTALYDFSSQKLVQASVIWNINRQVVFSVGATMVAMLFNIISLFYLPQTAYSMTFLICALIGLLPLTLLFTLKKKSITQEIQDEI, encoded by the coding sequence ATGACTTATCGCTATCGAATTGCATCTATATTTCTACTAGGTTTCTTTATAGATTGTATTAATATTTTTATGTCAGCGATTGCATTACCTGCAATCGCTGACGATATGCAGATTTCAATCGTTTCTGTTACATGGGTTTCAAATAGTTATATTTTGGGATTAACATTAATTATTCCATTAAGTCACTGGCTATCTCAACGCTTTGGAATTAAAGCATTAATGGTAACATCAATGTTGATGTTTAGTTTGTCTGTAGCACTAGTGGGATATTCACACTCTTTTAGTGAGCTTATTTTTTGGCGCTTTATTCAAGGGGTAAGCGGGGGGCTATTAATTCCAATTGGGCAGGCATTAACTTTTCAATATTTTCAAGGGGATGAGAGAAGCAAGATCTCAACTTTTATTATGGGAATAGCCCTGATAGCCCCAGCAATATCACCCACTTTAGGTGGATTTATTGTTGATACAGTTTCATGGCGTTGGGTCTTTTATAGCAATATTCCGTTCTCATTATTAACTGCATTTCTAGCATTTATTTGGGTAAAAGAGCCATTATCTAAAGAAAATACGATACCTGATATCAAAGGTGTCATTCTTATTAGCTTGATCATTGTATCTGGGTTGTTCGCTTTATCTGCTTATGGTGAATATCACTCAACATTGCTTGCTTTACTTATAGCCATATTTTTAGTGAGCTTTGTCGTACTCTATTATTGCCATTATCGACATCATTTATCACCCGTTATTAATTTAGCATTATTGAAAAATAGAAATCTATCACTCTCTATTTTTATTTATTATTGTATTCCTGGTATTTTTACTGGAGTGAATATTCTCGCTATTTTTTATTTACAACAATATTTAAAATTCACAGGTCAAAGCACAGGAATTTTTATGTTGTTGTATGCAATTGGCGCTTTTATTTCAATAATCATAAGTGGTGCTATTTATAATAAATTAGGTATGAAGTGCTTATTTATTTTTGCTTTATTATTACACAGCATTGGTATTTTTTTATTAACGTTTGTGAATAGTAATACCGATATACCTTTATTGGTTATTGCTTATTTAATTATTGGTATAGGTGGGGGAATAGGTGCAAATACTGCACAAACAACGGCATTATACGACTTTAGTTCACAAAAATTAGTTCAAGCAAGTGTCATTTGGAATATTAATCGACAGGTGGTTTTTAGTGTTGGTGCAACGATGGTCGCTATGTTGTTTAATATTATCTCTCTTTTTTATTTACCACAAACTGCTTATAGCATGACGTTTTTAATATGCGCTTTAATTGGCCTATTACCTCTTACATTATTATTTACGTTAAAGAAAAAAAGCATTACACAGGAAATACAAGATGAAATTTAA
- the ybgC gene encoding acyl-CoA thioester hydrolase YbgC encodes MQFLWPVRVYYEDTDAGGVVYHASYLKYFERARTELLREKGFHQHDLREYDHVVFVVRKLSIEYIAPARLDELLQVESEITLLRGASMTFSQKLINQDGCVLCSADVLVVCVDSLKMKPVALPKSIIAEFK; translated from the coding sequence ATGCAGTTTCTTTGGCCTGTTCGTGTTTATTATGAAGATACTGATGCTGGTGGTGTAGTCTATCACGCTAGCTATCTAAAATATTTTGAACGCGCCAGAACAGAACTACTCAGAGAAAAAGGTTTTCATCAGCATGATTTACGGGAGTATGATCATGTTGTATTTGTTGTACGTAAATTATCAATAGAATATATTGCGCCAGCTCGACTCGATGAGCTTTTACAAGTAGAAAGTGAAATTACCCTATTACGTGGTGCTTCAATGACATTTTCTCAAAAGCTTATTAATCAAGATGGTTGTGTTTTGTGTAGCGCAGATGTGCTCGTTGTCTGCGTAGATTCATTAAAAATGAAGCCTGTAGCGCTTCCTAAGTCCATTATCGCGGAGTTTAAGTAG
- the tolQ gene encoding colicin uptake protein TolQ, protein MADMNVIDLFLKAGLLVKLIMLILIGFSIASWAIIIQRTKVLNAADREVADFEDKFWSGTDLARLYKDSQARRDELSGSEQIFHSGFKEFARLHQANVHAPDAVVNGASRAMRVSFNRELESLETHIPFLGTVGSISPYIGLFGTVWGIMHAFIALGSVKQATLQMVAPGIAEALIATAIGLFAAIPAVMAYNRFTQRVTKLEQSYDNFMEEFLTILHRQAFASAEKK, encoded by the coding sequence GTGGCTGACATGAATGTTATCGATCTCTTTCTGAAAGCAGGGCTTTTAGTTAAGTTGATCATGTTGATTTTAATCGGATTTTCTATTGCATCTTGGGCGATTATTATTCAGAGAACCAAAGTCCTGAATGCTGCCGATCGTGAAGTTGCTGATTTTGAAGATAAATTCTGGTCAGGTACTGATTTGGCTCGTTTATATAAAGATAGCCAAGCTCGTCGTGATGAGTTATCAGGCTCAGAGCAAATTTTTCATTCCGGTTTTAAAGAATTTGCACGTTTACATCAAGCAAACGTTCATGCCCCAGATGCAGTCGTAAATGGTGCATCAAGAGCAATGCGTGTTTCTTTCAATCGTGAATTAGAATCTCTAGAAACTCATATTCCTTTCCTTGGTACTGTTGGTTCTATCAGCCCATATATTGGTCTGTTCGGTACAGTATGGGGGATCATGCATGCATTTATTGCATTAGGTAGTGTTAAACAAGCAACATTACAAATGGTCGCACCCGGCATTGCTGAAGCGTTGATTGCAACAGCTATCGGTTTATTTGCGGCGATCCCCGCAGTTATGGCTTATAACCGGTTTACACAACGTGTAACTAAACTGGAACAAAGTTACGATAACTTTATGGAAGAGTTTTTGACGATTTTACATCGCCAAGCTTTTGCCTCAGCAGAAAAGAAATAG
- the tolR gene encoding colicin uptake protein TolR, with translation MARGRSSRRGVKSEINIVPLLDVLLVLLLIFMATAPIISQSVEVDLPEATETQTVSSSDNPPVIVEVAGVGKYNIRVDQEILELLPEEQIMAEAKRQLEKNPKVVFLIGGAKDVPYDEIIKALNMLRQAGVKSVGLMTQPM, from the coding sequence ATGGCACGGGGTCGCAGTAGCCGCCGAGGCGTAAAATCAGAGATTAACATTGTTCCTTTGCTTGACGTATTGTTAGTGCTTTTGCTTATTTTTATGGCTACAGCACCCATTATTTCGCAAAGTGTTGAGGTTGATCTTCCTGAAGCAACAGAGACACAAACTGTTTCAAGTAGCGATAATCCCCCAGTGATAGTCGAAGTTGCAGGTGTTGGAAAATATAATATTCGTGTTGATCAGGAAATATTAGAATTATTGCCTGAAGAACAGATTATGGCTGAAGCGAAACGACAATTGGAAAAAAATCCGAAAGTTGTCTTTCTTATTGGCGGTGCTAAAGATGTTCCTTATGATGAGATAATTAAAGCGCTCAACATGTTACGTCAAGCAGGTGTCAAATCTGTAGGTTTAATGACTCAACCTATGTAA
- the tolA gene encoding TolA protein, which produces MGKKTKPIRSKLSGSVILSTALHLLVIALLIWGSLTQKWDLGGGGGEDGQVIDAIMVDPNAVVQQYNQQKAQQANVQKAEQERKARAEQQEEELRQQQMKEQERLKTLEVERLQAKEAAEAQKREAALAAAKAKEEQKVAEEAAAQAKAERDRILKEQADAKAQAEAEAKKQAELAAKQKAEEAKAKAEADAKAKAEADAKAKAEADAKAKAAAEAKAKAAAEAKAKAAAQQQSKAVDSLLDGLMADGNKQSGASAAGQGGGNRTGANGEGVDRYKGQLKIAIEQKFIDPELYKGKTCELRISIAPDGMLINVKIVGGDPALCQVALRAANTAKLPKPPKDVYEEVKSSVIEFKP; this is translated from the coding sequence GTGGGAAAGAAGACGAAGCCAATCCGAAGTAAATTGAGCGGTTCAGTTATCTTGTCTACCGCCTTGCATTTGCTTGTTATCGCATTGCTTATCTGGGGGTCATTAACTCAGAAATGGGATTTAGGTGGCGGCGGTGGTGAAGACGGGCAAGTTATTGATGCTATTATGGTTGATCCTAATGCTGTCGTGCAACAGTATAATCAGCAAAAAGCACAACAAGCTAACGTCCAAAAAGCAGAGCAAGAACGTAAAGCGCGTGCTGAGCAACAAGAAGAAGAGTTGCGTCAGCAGCAGATGAAAGAACAAGAACGATTGAAAACCTTAGAAGTTGAGCGTTTACAAGCAAAAGAGGCAGCAGAAGCTCAAAAACGTGAAGCAGCGTTAGCTGCCGCCAAAGCGAAAGAAGAGCAAAAAGTGGCAGAAGAAGCGGCTGCACAAGCGAAAGCAGAGCGTGATCGTATCTTAAAAGAACAAGCAGACGCAAAAGCACAAGCTGAAGCTGAAGCAAAAAAACAAGCAGAATTAGCCGCGAAGCAAAAAGCTGAAGAGGCCAAAGCAAAAGCTGAGGCTGATGCTAAAGCAAAAGCTGAAGCAGATGCAAAAGCGAAGGCTGAGGCGGATGCTAAAGCGAAAGCCGCTGCTGAAGCCAAAGCGAAAGCTGCCGCAGAGGCCAAAGCAAAAGCAGCAGCTCAACAACAGAGTAAAGCTGTTGATAGCTTGCTTGATGGCTTAATGGCTGATGGTAACAAACAAAGCGGTGCATCAGCAGCGGGACAAGGTGGTGGAAATCGTACTGGTGCCAATGGTGAAGGTGTTGATCGCTATAAAGGTCAACTGAAAATTGCAATAGAACAGAAGTTCATTGATCCAGAGTTATATAAAGGTAAAACGTGTGAACTAAGAATTAGTATTGCACCTGATGGGATGTTAATTAATGTGAAGATTGTAGGTGGTGATCCCGCATTATGCCAAGTGGCATTAAGAGCGGCAAATACCGCTAAATTACCGAAACCACCGAAAGATGTTTATGAAGAAGTAAAATCGTCAGTAATTGAGTTTAAACCATAA
- the tolB gene encoding translocation protein TolB — MKQALNVIFGLLILCVTTLANAEVRIEITQGVNTARPIGVVPFKWEGTGQMPEDIAGVIAADLRNSGKFNPIDVSRMPQQPVTASEVQPALWTALGIDSVVVGRVQPSADGQYLVSYQLVDVAGSPGAVLSQSEFKVPSKWLRYSAHTASDEVFEKLTGIRGAFRTRIAYVVVTNGGAYPYELRVSDYDGFNQDRVYRSSQPLMSPAWSPDGAKLAYVTFESGQSALVVQTLATGEIRQIASFPRHNGAPSFSPDGSKLAFALSKSGSLNLYVMDLASGNMTQVTNGRSNNTEPNWMPDGQTLVYTSDQGGRPQIYKVNINGGTPERITWEGKQNQNPAVSPDGSFLVMVSSESGRQHIAKQDLETNSVQYLTDTFLDETPSIAPNGTMVIYSSTQGLGTILQLVSTDGRFKARLPATDGQVKSPAWSPFM, encoded by the coding sequence ATGAAGCAGGCATTAAATGTTATCTTCGGACTTTTAATTTTATGCGTAACCACTCTGGCTAACGCTGAAGTTCGAATTGAAATTACACAAGGGGTGAATACTGCACGCCCTATCGGTGTCGTTCCTTTTAAATGGGAAGGTACTGGTCAAATGCCAGAAGATATCGCTGGTGTGATTGCAGCTGATTTACGTAATAGCGGAAAGTTTAATCCTATTGATGTATCACGTATGCCTCAACAGCCTGTCACGGCTTCTGAAGTCCAACCTGCATTATGGACTGCATTAGGGATTGATTCTGTTGTTGTTGGACGCGTACAACCGTCAGCGGATGGCCAATATTTAGTAAGCTATCAGTTAGTTGACGTTGCTGGCTCTCCAGGCGCGGTTTTATCTCAAAGCGAGTTTAAAGTCCCATCTAAATGGCTACGTTATTCTGCTCACACGGCCAGTGATGAAGTGTTTGAAAAACTGACTGGTATTCGTGGCGCATTCCGTACACGTATTGCTTATGTTGTTGTGACTAATGGGGGCGCATATCCTTATGAATTGCGCGTTTCTGACTATGATGGCTTTAACCAAGATCGTGTTTATCGTTCATCACAGCCATTAATGTCACCAGCATGGTCACCAGATGGTGCTAAACTGGCTTATGTAACTTTTGAAAGCGGTCAATCTGCTTTAGTTGTACAAACATTAGCAACAGGTGAAATTCGCCAAATTGCATCATTCCCAAGACATAATGGTGCACCTTCGTTTTCACCAGATGGCTCTAAACTTGCTTTTGCTCTTTCTAAGAGTGGTAGCTTAAATCTGTATGTGATGGATTTAGCAAGTGGGAATATGACACAGGTAACCAATGGCAGAAGCAACAATACCGAGCCAAATTGGATGCCAGATGGACAAACCTTGGTCTATACTTCAGATCAAGGTGGACGTCCACAAATATACAAAGTTAATATTAACGGTGGAACGCCAGAACGTATTACGTGGGAAGGTAAACAAAACCAAAACCCAGCAGTAAGCCCAGATGGTAGTTTCTTAGTTATGGTGAGTTCTGAAAGCGGTAGGCAACATATCGCTAAGCAGGATCTAGAAACGAATTCCGTACAATATTTAACAGATACGTTTCTGGATGAAACGCCAAGCATCGCGCCTAACGGCACAATGGTTATTTATAGCTCTACACAAGGCTTAGGCACCATTTTGCAGCTAGTATCGACTGATGGACGTTTCAAAGCGCGTCTTCCGGCGACTGATGGTCAGGTTAAATCACCTGCCTGGTCACCGTTTATGTGA
- the pal gene encoding peptidoglycan-associated outer membrane lipoprotein, whose protein sequence is MQLNKVFKGLMLALPLVAVAACSSNKNEDQTDTNNVPVVEQGPTAEELARQQLEQLKQQNIVYFGFDKYDISSDYASLLDAHADFLRANPSVRITVEGHADERGTPEYNIALGERRANAVKMYLQGKGVSADQLSIVSYGKEKPAVLGHDEAAYAKNRRAVLDY, encoded by the coding sequence ATGCAATTAAACAAAGTGTTTAAAGGGTTGATGTTAGCATTACCACTCGTTGCTGTAGCAGCATGTAGCTCAAACAAAAACGAAGATCAAACTGACACAAACAATGTACCAGTTGTTGAACAAGGTCCTACTGCTGAAGAGTTAGCTCGTCAGCAATTAGAACAACTGAAACAACAAAACATCGTTTACTTCGGTTTTGACAAATATGACATTAGCTCAGATTACGCTAGCCTATTAGATGCACACGCTGACTTCCTGCGTGCTAATCCATCAGTACGTATCACTGTAGAAGGTCATGCTGACGAACGCGGTACTCCAGAATACAACATCGCTCTGGGCGAACGTCGTGCTAACGCTGTGAAAATGTACCTACAAGGTAAAGGCGTATCTGCTGATCAACTGTCAATCGTATCTTACGGTAAAGAAAAACCAGCTGTACTGGGTCATGACGAAGCCGCTTATGCGAAAAACCGTCGTGCAGTACTGGATTACTAA